In the genome of Anabas testudineus chromosome 4, fAnaTes1.2, whole genome shotgun sequence, one region contains:
- the LOC113152141 gene encoding guanine nucleotide-binding protein subunit alpha-11-like isoform X2 produces the protein MCCMSEDEKRSIAVDKEIKRILKQQKKKERREIKILLLGTGESGKTTFLRQMRIIHGRGFSEEERKSFAKCIYQNIFTAMRAMTGAMTTLKIPYSNVENKKYAQKLQEVNTVQITQLEPGYVDAIRRLWADSGIRACYSRRCEYQLLDSTEYYMTNLDRISGSDYIPTEQDVLRVRFPTTGIHDYAFSIKNITLRVVDVGGQKSERRKWIHCFENVTCLMFLASLSEYDQVLEERETINRMHESLALFYTTIHSPWFYNTSIILFLNKTDILADKIQTSDLQKYFPNFTGRRQDPEGAKNFIRKLYEQQAVNRDNRDEWKTLYPHFTCATDTNNIRRVFNDVKDTVLVKSLRDYGVI, from the exons ATGTGCTGCATGTCCGAGGACGAGAAGAGATCCATCGCTGTGGACAAGGAGATCAAGAGGATCCtcaagcagcagaagaagaaggagagaagggaaaTTAAAATCCTCCTGCTGG GTACTGGAGAAAGTGGAAAAACCACTTTCCTCCGACAGATGAGGATCATCCATGGACGAGGCTTctcagaggaagagagaaagagcttCGCCAAATGTATCTACCAGAACATCTTTACAGCCATGAGGGCCATGACAGGAGCCATGACCACACTCAAAATCCCCTACTCAAACGTGGAAAACAAG AAGTATGCTCAGAAGCTGCAGGAGGTAAACACGGTGCAGATCACCCAGCTGGAACCGGGCTATGTTGATGCAATCCGTCGCCTCTGGGCAGACTCAGGCATCCGGGCCTGTTACAGCCGCCGCTGCGAGTACCAGCTCCTGGACTCTACAGAGTA ttACATGACTAATCTGGACCGCATCTCTGGCTCTGACTACATCCCCACTGAACAGGATGTGCTACGAGTTCGATTCCCTACGACAGGCATCCACGACTATGCCTTCTCTATCAAGAACATCACACTAAG GGTTGTGGATGTGGGCGGTCAGAAGTCGGAGCGTCGGAAGTGGATTCACTGTTTTGAAAACGTCACCTGCCTCATGTTCCTGGCCTCCCTTAGCGAGTACGACCAGGttctggaggagagagagaccaTT AACCGAATGCACGAAAGTCTGGCTCTGTTCTACACCACCATCCATTCTCCTTGGTTCTACAACACCTCCATCATCCTTTTTCTCAACAAGACTGACATCCTGGCTGACAAAATCCAAACATCTGACCTGCAGAAATACTTCCCCAACTTCACAG GTAGGAGGCAAGACCCCGAAGGCGCTAAGAACTTCATTCGCAAGTTGTACGAGCAGCAGGCGGTCAACCGCGACAACAGGGACGAGTGGAAGACCCTTTACCCGCACTTCACCTGCGCCACTGACACAAACAACATCCGCCGGGTTTTTAACGATGTCAAGGACACAGTGCTAGTGAAGTCTCTCAGGGACTATGGAGTCATCTGA
- the LOC113152141 gene encoding guanine nucleotide-binding protein subunit alpha-11-like isoform X1 codes for MAGCWQLCRRTCMCCMSEDEKRSIAVDKEIKRILKQQKKKERREIKILLLGTGESGKTTFLRQMRIIHGRGFSEEERKSFAKCIYQNIFTAMRAMTGAMTTLKIPYSNVENKKYAQKLQEVNTVQITQLEPGYVDAIRRLWADSGIRACYSRRCEYQLLDSTEYYMTNLDRISGSDYIPTEQDVLRVRFPTTGIHDYAFSIKNITLRVVDVGGQKSERRKWIHCFENVTCLMFLASLSEYDQVLEERETINRMHESLALFYTTIHSPWFYNTSIILFLNKTDILADKIQTSDLQKYFPNFTGRRQDPEGAKNFIRKLYEQQAVNRDNRDEWKTLYPHFTCATDTNNIRRVFNDVKDTVLVKSLRDYGVI; via the exons ATGGCAGGTTGCTGGCAGTTGTGCCGCCGCACCTGTATGTGCTGCATGTCCGAGGACGAGAAGAGATCCATCGCTGTGGACAAGGAGATCAAGAGGATCCtcaagcagcagaagaagaaggagagaagggaaaTTAAAATCCTCCTGCTGG GTACTGGAGAAAGTGGAAAAACCACTTTCCTCCGACAGATGAGGATCATCCATGGACGAGGCTTctcagaggaagagagaaagagcttCGCCAAATGTATCTACCAGAACATCTTTACAGCCATGAGGGCCATGACAGGAGCCATGACCACACTCAAAATCCCCTACTCAAACGTGGAAAACAAG AAGTATGCTCAGAAGCTGCAGGAGGTAAACACGGTGCAGATCACCCAGCTGGAACCGGGCTATGTTGATGCAATCCGTCGCCTCTGGGCAGACTCAGGCATCCGGGCCTGTTACAGCCGCCGCTGCGAGTACCAGCTCCTGGACTCTACAGAGTA ttACATGACTAATCTGGACCGCATCTCTGGCTCTGACTACATCCCCACTGAACAGGATGTGCTACGAGTTCGATTCCCTACGACAGGCATCCACGACTATGCCTTCTCTATCAAGAACATCACACTAAG GGTTGTGGATGTGGGCGGTCAGAAGTCGGAGCGTCGGAAGTGGATTCACTGTTTTGAAAACGTCACCTGCCTCATGTTCCTGGCCTCCCTTAGCGAGTACGACCAGGttctggaggagagagagaccaTT AACCGAATGCACGAAAGTCTGGCTCTGTTCTACACCACCATCCATTCTCCTTGGTTCTACAACACCTCCATCATCCTTTTTCTCAACAAGACTGACATCCTGGCTGACAAAATCCAAACATCTGACCTGCAGAAATACTTCCCCAACTTCACAG GTAGGAGGCAAGACCCCGAAGGCGCTAAGAACTTCATTCGCAAGTTGTACGAGCAGCAGGCGGTCAACCGCGACAACAGGGACGAGTGGAAGACCCTTTACCCGCACTTCACCTGCGCCACTGACACAAACAACATCCGCCGGGTTTTTAACGATGTCAAGGACACAGTGCTAGTGAAGTCTCTCAGGGACTATGGAGTCATCTGA